The genomic window ACCGCCCGGTCCACCTCCGCGTGCCGGTCGGCCTGCACCCGCAGGATCCGGCTGATCCGCTCGGTCCGCCGCGCGCCCACGTCCAGCACCGCCGCTCCCTTGTCGATCGTGCCGGAGTAGACCCGCAGGAAGGTCAGGCGCCCGGTGCTGGTGGAGTTCACCTTGAACACCAGGGCCGCGAACGGAGCCGCCGGGTCGGCGGCTCGCTCCTGCACCGCGTCGTCCGCCCCGCTGCCGCCCGCCCCGCCGGCCCCGTTGGCACCACGCACCGGCGGTACGTCCAGCGGCGAGGGCAGGTAGGCCACCACGGCCTCCAGCAGCGGCTCGATGCCGCGGTTGCGGTAGGCCGAGCCGCACAGCACCACCACGCCCTCGCCCGTGCGGGTGAGGGCGCGCAGCGCGGCGGCCAGCGTCGGCGCCTCGACGGTGCCGGTCGCGCAGAACTCCTCCAGCGCGCCCGGGTGGAGCTCCGCCACCGCCTCCACCAGCAGCCGGCGGCGGTGCTGCGCCTGCGGCAGCACCGCCTCCGGGACCGGCCCCTCGGCGAAGCCGTCGCCGTCGCCCCCGTCGGCCCAGACCAGCGCGCGCATCCGCAGCAGGTCCACCACGCCGGTGAAGCCGTCCTCCGTACCGATCGGCAGCTGCACCACCAGCGGCGCCGGATGCAGCCGCTCGCGGATCGAGGCGACCGCCGTGTCGAGGTCCGCGCCGGCCCGGTCGAGCTTGTTGACGAAGGCGATCCGGGGCACACCGTGCCGGTCGGCCTGACGCCACACCGACTCGCTCTGCGGCTCCACGCCCGCGACGGCGTCGAACACCGCGACCGCACCGTCGAGCACCCGCAGCGAGCGCTCCACCTCGTCGGCGAAGTCGACGTGGCCCGGGGTGTCGATCAGGTTGATCCGATGGCCGTCCCAGGCACAACTCACCGCGGCGGCGAAGATGGTGATGCCGCGGTCGCGCTCCTGGGAGTCGAAGTCGGTGACGGTGGTGCCGTCGTGCACCTCGCCGCGCTTGTAGGTGGCGCCGGTGCGGTAGAGGATCCGCTCGGTGACGGTGGTCTTGCCGGCGTCGACGTGGGCCAGAATGCCCAGGTTGCGAACCGTGCCGAGGTCGTCGACGTGCTGAGTGTGCGGGTTGCTGCGCATGGCCCATGGCCTTTCAGGGTGGTTCCCGAACGGGTCAGCGCGATTGCCGGACGAAACGGCCCGTGGCCGGGCCGACTTGGCCCCCTGCCCCCGCCGCGGTGCGACGTGCGTGCCCGGGCGGGTCACCACCGGGCGCGGCGGGGTCAGGAGTTCGTCACGGAGTCCGGTGCCGGCCGCGCAGCGGGCACCGGGCGCACGAAGACACCAGGATCACCTCGTACCGGGACGGGGGAACGACGACGGCGGTGCGGTACCGCATGGCCACTCTCCCCTCAACTCGTCCCGGTGCGCGCCACGATGACGGTGCGGCGCGCGATCAGTGGCGAGCCTAGTGAAGCCGGTCCGCCGGGGCACCGGGTTTTTCGGCCGGCACCGGCGTCTCCTCCCACCGCAGTGCCCGAAGCGCCCAGCTGAGCACCATGTCGCGGTACGGGTCCGCGGCGTCCAGCGCCTTGGCGACCGCCAGCGCCTCCTCCAGCAACCCCCTTCGCGCGTCCGGAAGTTCACGAAGGCGGTGCGAGTCGCTCAGCCGCAGCAGCACAACGGCGAGCTTGGAGCCGTAGGCCGCCGGGCTGACCTGGGCCAGCACCCGGTACACCCACAGCGCGTCCGGCCCGTGCAGCACCGGCCGGTCGGTGCTCAGCAGCTTCATCCGCGCCCGAAGTACGGTCTCGCGATCCATCGTCGCCCCCTCGTCGTCCCAGCACCTCCCGGGCCGGTCCCCGCCGGCGGCGGGGCAGCACGACGTCCGCGCCGGCGCCCGGTGACGGACGCCGGCACGTGAGCCGGGAGGTGGATGACGTCGAGTCTGCGGGCCGCGGGGTGCGCGGACAAGGGCGGACGAGCGTGCGCTCCGTCCTACCGCCGAGGCCCCGGAGCAGGCATGATGGAGTCGACACACTGCCGGCGACAGCCGTGACAGCCGTGGGAGCCGTGGCAGCCGCGAAGGCCGCGAAGGCCGCGAAGGCTCAGCTCTTCGCCTTGGCGAACCGGCTCTTCAGCTCCAGGGCGCGCGAGAACTGGTCGTCGGCCGTGGTCGTCCCCTTGGGGAAGTCGACCTTCATCAGCTTCTGGTAGGCGTCGGGGCGGAACTCGGTCATCAGCAGCCAGCCGCTGCGCACGTAGCTGGTGGGGGCGCTGTTACCGGCGCCGTCCGTCCCGTCCACGCGGCCCGCGTAGTGGCCCGCCCCCGTGCTCATCACGTCCACGAAGGTGTTGGCGAACGGAGCCATCATGGCCGGGGTGATGTGGTAGCGGCCGGACAGGTAGGCCCGGTACAGGCCCGCGGTGTCCAGGCTGCCGTGGTCGTTGTCCTCCGTGTCGCCGCCCGCCGGGGCGTACATCCACGTGTAGGCCGTCTTGCCGGCGTGGTCGGTGTACTTCTGCGCCTGCGAGAAGAACCAGTCGACGCTGGTCTGCACCAGCGAGTCGTACTTGGTGACCCGCTGCGGGTCGTCGCCCAGCAACTGGTGGGCGACCGCCAGGTTCTGGAAGCCGTAGTCGAACATCATCTGCTGGTTCCACGGCACCGGCTGACCGCCCTTGTAAGGCGAGTCCGACGCGAAGTACATCCGGTTGCCCTGGGAGACGTCCAGCAGCCGGGACAGGATGTGCTGGTCGACGGAGGTGTCGGCCTCGGCGACGAACTTCTTGGCCCGGTCGAGGTAGGTGGCGCCGTAGCCGTGCGGGTCGCCGTCGGCCACCGGCTTGTTCCAGATCGCGGGCGTCTGCAGGATCAGCCGGGCGCAGTTGGCCAGGTGGCCCACCGGGTCGCCCTGTTCGCCACCGGTGCCGATCGGGTCGGTGGTGACGTTGTTGGGCCACGCCGGGCCGATGTCGCCGGTCCAGAGCACGTGCTGCCCGACCGGCGCCGGCGCCAGGTCGTCGCGCTCGGACAGCACGGTGTCGCAGTAGCCGATCATCCGGTCCAGGATCGCCTGGTCGCCGGAGATCTCGTACACCATGCCCATGGCCTTGGTGTCCTCGCCGCTGTGCCCCTGCGCCCACTGGTTGCCGATGTTGTCCCCGGCCGGGGTGAGCGTGCGGATGTAGGAGTCGAACGAGCTGATCTCGGCCGGCGTGACCGGGCCGGTCAGGCTGCTGAGCTTCATCACCGGGTGCGCGCTCGGCGCCGCCGAGGCCGGCGCCGCCGCCACGGCCACCGACGTCGTCCCGCCTCCCGTGCACCCGAGCGCGAGCAGACCGGCGCTCAGACAGGCGAGTGTCGTGCTTCCGAGCAGGACCTTCGCGGGCTTCCGCGGAACCATGGCGGGACCTCCTGATGGATGGTCAGACCAGCTGACCCAACCGAGCCGTCGTCCGGCACGCGCCTCGGGCGCGCGTCGTCGGACCGGGTCGGCCGGATGGCCGACGCCTGGGTTGACGGCGCTCGGACAGGCGCGGGTTCACCGCCGGGCACGGGTTCACCGCCAGACGCGGGCGGGCGCGGGCGGCTGCGGCTCCGGACTTGCCGAAACGGCAACAAGCCTCGGCGTTCCCGGGCCGCCCGCCGGATGATCACTGCTGAGAGCTCCGAGAGCCCCGATCCTCTGGAGGACGCATGTCCCAGCAGACCACCAGGCCACCGCGGACCACCGAGCCGCGCCACCGTCTGGTCCCCTCCCCCGCCGGCCGGATCCACCTGGTCGAGCAGGGCACCGGCCCGCTGGTGCTGCTCGTGCACGGCTTCCCGGAGTCCTGGTACTCGTGGCGCCACCAGTTGCCGGTGCTGGCCGCGGCCGGCTTCCGCGCGGTCGCCGTCGACGTGCGCGGCTACGGCCGCTCCTCCCGTCCCACCGAGGCTGCGGCCTACGGCATGCTCGACCTGGTGGCGGACAACACCGCCGTGGTGCACGCCCTGGGCGAGCGGTCGGCGGTGATCGTGGGGCACGACTGGGGAGCGGCCATCGCGGCGAACTCGGCCCTGCTGCGGCCGGACGTCTTCCGCGCGGTGGGCCTGCTGAGCGTCCCGTACACCCCGCGCGGCGGGCCGCGGCCCAGCGAGGTCTTCGCCCGGCTCGGGGCGGGCTCGGGCTCGGGCTCCGGCTCCGGCTCCGGCTCCGGCTCCGGCTCCGGCGAGGAGTTCTACGTCTCCTACTTCCAGCAGCCCGGCCGCGCCGAGCGTGAGATCGAGCCCGATGTCCGCGGCTGGCTGGCCGGCTTCTACGCCGCGCTGTCCGCCGACACCATGCCCGCCCCCGGCGCCCCGGACCCGCACTTCGTCACCCCCGGAGGCACCCTGCGCGACCGCTTCCCGGCCGGGGCCCTGCCCGGCTGGCTCAGCGA from Kitasatospora sp. NBC_01250 includes these protein-coding regions:
- the fusA gene encoding elongation factor G; protein product: MRSNPHTQHVDDLGTVRNLGILAHVDAGKTTVTERILYRTGATYKRGEVHDGTTVTDFDSQERDRGITIFAAAVSCAWDGHRINLIDTPGHVDFADEVERSLRVLDGAVAVFDAVAGVEPQSESVWRQADRHGVPRIAFVNKLDRAGADLDTAVASIRERLHPAPLVVQLPIGTEDGFTGVVDLLRMRALVWADGGDGDGFAEGPVPEAVLPQAQHRRRLLVEAVAELHPGALEEFCATGTVEAPTLAAALRALTRTGEGVVVLCGSAYRNRGIEPLLEAVVAYLPSPLDVPPVRGANGAGGAGGSGADDAVQERAADPAAPFAALVFKVNSTSTGRLTFLRVYSGTIDKGAAVLDVGARRTERISRILRVQADRHAEVDRAVAGDIVAVIGPKAARAGATLCAPAAPLLLEPPSVAVPVVSVAVEARRRTETERLVSALARLVEEDPSLAVRTDSETGQTVLSGMGELHLEVAVEKVRRDHGLEVNVGRPKVAYRETVLRGVSGLVHRHVKQDGGAGQFAHVVLDVAPLTAPAGQEQESGSAQGFVFRSTVVGGRVPQEYVRAVEAGCRDALADGPLGGHPVTGLLVTLTDGATHPKDSSELAFRTAGRQGLREALRACVLALLEPVVEVTVTVPEDAVGGVLGDLAARRGRVSGSTARGGTATVTATVPLAELFGYATRLRSRTQGRGTFTARPTGYAPAPADAGTAAR
- a CDS encoding alpha/beta hydrolase → MSQQTTRPPRTTEPRHRLVPSPAGRIHLVEQGTGPLVLLVHGFPESWYSWRHQLPVLAAAGFRAVAVDVRGYGRSSRPTEAAAYGMLDLVADNTAVVHALGERSAVIVGHDWGAAIAANSALLRPDVFRAVGLLSVPYTPRGGPRPSEVFARLGAGSGSGSGSGSGSGSGSGEEFYVSYFQQPGRAEREIEPDVRGWLAGFYAALSADTMPAPGAPDPHFVTPGGTLRDRFPAGALPGWLSEHDLDVYAGEFERTGLTGALNRYRAMDRDWADLAAFDGAAIDQPSLFLGGALDASTTWLADAIAAFPTTLPGLVSSHLLEGCGHWIQQERAAETNRLLLEWLTGLPG